From the Leishmania braziliensis MHOM/BR/75/M2904 contig, possible fusion of chromosomes 20 and 34 genome, the window tGAGTTtcttgtttctcttctctttctcccctctgGGACGCCTGTACTTCACCGcgtctctttccttctctctgaaTGACGTATGCATGTGTGGATCTTCTCGTATCTATGCCACGCCTCAGTGTATGCTTGTGTTTatccgctgctgttgctacTCTTGTTGCTTGCATTGCGCTTACTTACTGTTGTTGTTCATCTACGCGCAACCATCTCGCTTCCTTCTGTGTGTGGTCCGCTGAAGTGTCTTTGCGTTGTGGACCTCTCGCTGTGTTCTCAAAAAGAAAATAACGAGAAGCAAATAACCACCACCGCTACGAATGGCCGGTGTACTACAGCAGTAGAGggggagagtgtgtgtggcacAGGAGGGAAACGTGCCACGCCTCCGTTgcctgcctcctcctgcgtaTGCTCTCATAGATTGATTTCCTTTCCTGATCTATCCTCTCGGTGCCTGTTGAGTAGCCATATGGGTAGCTATATATCCTACCAGCTAGCAGTCCGGTCTCTCTGTGGCCATGCCATGCCCCGTTTCTTTCCTTTGGTCGTACACCCATGAATATTCAGTACCTGCCCTTTCACATTGTCGTTAAACATATAAAAAACAGCAACCCCcattctcttctccctttcacccacacacacgtaaaTTTTATTCCTTTGTTTCTTTCGCGTCCGGTGCGCGGAACCTACAGTAGCAAGTCGAAGTGATAGGAAAAGGCGCTGAGAGCAGGAGAGGCACTCACAACCAACGTACAAGCTTACACAGCCTGAGCCCACAGTGCGTGTGCACTCCTGATAAGACTTCTACATAAGCGCACAGAAGTAGGGCATCAAatgaagcaaacaaacagtGAGGTAAAGACACTCAGtacaacgcacacacgtccccccctccacacacacacataaggggaggggaacaTACTCGTTTGCGTCAGTGTTAGCATAGAAAGGCGAAGGAAACGACAAGCAacacctctcctcttcttaGCCGCACCGagtctttctctcgctctcattCTTTCAGCTCTCTTCGACGGACTTGCATTGCATCAATTGTGGCGTAGAGCGTCTttcgctgtcgtcgctgtcgtcgctcttcctctttttttttttctcgtttggTTCTTCTCTTCGTTTTCAAGCTCTTTCGTTGTTTGGACAtttttcccccctttgcGTTCGTTTCGTCAAAGAGCctctgcactgctgccctcGCCTCCCCAACTGCGTCCTACCTCATGGGAGCCCATACTCTTCAGTAGCGAGGAGTAACAAAtaggagaaaagagaagcgagacGTGCTCAGGATACACGATCACTCTTAAAGAGACCCCTGTGCCAGCGCACTAACAGGCAAAGACGCACAGTGACAGAGGCACAGTACACGATGGGGATGGAAACGATCCGCAGGGGCGCCTCGACGGGCTCCGTGTCCGTAATGTGCTTTGGGCATCCTTTGCTTGACATGATGGCGACTGTTGAAGAGGAGTTTCTGCGGGAGCATCACGTTGAGCCAGGGAGCGTCACATTGGCGACTCCGGAGCAGCTGGTGCTTTTCTCGAAGTTGCTGGACGACTTCAAAGGGAGGGTGGACTACGTCCCTGGTGGAGCCGCTATGAACACAGCTCGCATTTTTGCTTGGATGCTACCTGAGGCGCACATTTCCTACGTCGGCGCACTGGGCAAGGATCGCTTTGCAGAAATTCTGAAGAGTGCGCTCACGGACGCTAGTGTTGAGCAGCTTTTTGAGGAGTGCGAAGATAAGCCGACAGGCGCCTGTGCTGGTCTCGTGCTCAACAAGGATCGAACATTGCTCGCCAACCTCGGCGCAGCCGTGACGCTATCGATGAAGCACATGCAGACGCACGCCGTGCAGTCTGCGCTTGAGCAAGCCAGTTTGTACTACGCTGAGGGCTTCTTCCTCAACACTTCATCAAGCCCTGACAATCTCCTCTCTGTTGCCCAGTATGCCCACCTGCACGGCAAGCTCTTCTGCTTTAACCTGAATGCGCCGTACATTAGTATGGCTTTTCAGAGCCGCCTACACATCCTCATGCCACATGTGGATATCCTATTCGGCAGCGACGAAGATCTGCTGACGTACGCCTCCGTACGGTGGCCACACGACTTTGACCTGAGCGCCATTGGGAGTGTCATGCGCCCTAACTCGCGGCGACAGAGGGCACTGGTACGGTCTCTCGCCCGCATCTCAATGCTGCCGAGTGTCACCACCGGTCGGCCGCGCCTCGTGGTGGGGACGTGCGGCTCGCACGACACGTACGTCGCTTGCGGCGATCACGTCCGTTCCTATCCAGTGCCACCGCTAGCGCAGGAGGAGATAGTCGACGTGaacggcgctggtgacgcGTTCGTGGCCGGCTTCCTTGCTCAGTACCTCATGAACCATGACGAGTCTACCAGTGTCGTGGTCGGTCATGCTTCGGCACAGAACTGCATCCGCCATAACGGTGCAGTGGTTAGTGGCGTGCCTCCTGTGCTCGCGCACGAAATCAACGCAACGACAGCGCCTGTCATGGCCGCGATTGCCGCTTAAAGGGctgtttcccctctctcccgtaGCAAGAGCAGTAAACAAAAATGTAGGACTGTAGCACCGAGAGCCAGGCACCAtcgcacgtgtgtgtgtgtgtgtgtgtgtgtgcgtgtgtgcctatGCCTTTCTCTATTTGCAGTTGCTGTGTCTTCGAGTGTATCTCGTAGCTGTTTCACTCTCATCGAGTGTACCTGTGTAAATTACTGAGTGCGCCTGCGTACTTGTCTAGCGCTTTCTATGAGACCTGTGGAAGCGGTAGCGTTGCGCGTGGCTACTGGGGTTCCAGGTTAGTGAGAGCTCAGCTTTTTTCAAATGTGTTCCTCGtttgttttccccttttgTGTGTTCTGTAACGCATTTCTGTTTCTTATTATGCCCCTGGATTTAGTACGCATGTACTCTGTGGTGcgctccttccccccccccctttcttttaCTTTGTTCTCCTCATATCCTTCTGCCTACTTTCAGTCCTTTAAAACCGCTTATGCATCGGATGATGCGAAAAAGTGGTAGTCCCTGCACTTGTACGCGAAATGCGGGATCTGATAACGCAGGACACCTCAGCTTGGTGTCAAGGTTCAGCACCTCTACCCCCTGCCACATGCCGAACTGCTTCAGGTGGTGACAGGACCGAGTATCTACGACGTGAGGGGGAATCAAAGCGTTGTATCGCTACTGATGTCGGCTGTCAGGTTGTGGATGTAGTGGCGTTGGAGTGCCCTGCGACAGAGAACACGCTAGCGCCCTTCATATGATGGGCAGGGTGCCCATGCAACTGGAGCGTATTTCACCTGGCCCTCGCTTCCTACTGGTGAGGAGCCTGAACCACCCCGAGAGGGATGCATCAGGCGGCGACCGGCATAGCGGGAGTGGCcgtgaggcgacctgcgagggGGGTGAGGTGTGCAGAGTTAGAAGCAGGGGCCCTGCTCCGATGCCTGGGTaggcgcactgctgtagcgcgtgtcTACGACTGCTTCACAGGACGCGATGGACCTGTGACGTGCCGTGGAGGTCAAGTGGGGTTTGGTTCTTGTTGTATGGTCGATTGGTCGTGGTGAAAGTACACATTTCTCTTTGTTCGCCTTCCGATGTATTTGTGTACATATTTTTCTTTTCGAAATGCTCTCTTCTGCCCACTCCATCTCCCCGCTTCACTCTGCTGCACGCTTCCACCGAAGCCCTATAAGACTGAGGGGCGCGGGCGCTGAGGTGTGCAACAGAGTTGATATCGGGGAGTACTCATTAAAAGTGCACCGCTGTAGCTTTTGTGCTCGTCCGTGtggctttctttttctctcggTATGTCTACGCACACTTGCGGAAGTGGTGTtgtctgtgcgtgttcgCCGCTTTTCGCaacttcttcctcctccgtttTGTGATGATCGATTCTGTTTCGTTTCAGCTGAAAATCTTCTTGGGTTGGAATGTTCGAcatcccctctcccccccccccccagacGCACAACAGTATACAAAGCTGCGAAGCGCAGGCTCTACCGtgccctctttctctctctatggAGCGGCATGCATGTGCCCTTGGgaacacgtgtgtgtgtgtgctgtacTTTCGGTTCTGACTCATATCGCAGTGACGGAGCGACCGCGCAAACGAGAGtcagtgagggagagagcgagaggggggggggtacaaCTGTGCAAGAGCGCAACAGGAAACATAAGGAAACCAACCCCAAAGCGGAAAGGAATCatatgcgcgtgtgtgtgtgtgtgtgactatgtttgtttgcttcttcATCTTCTGTGCGGTCCTACACCTCCCGTTGCGAGGCGTTAAGCGTAACGAAGCGCGGAACTGCATGGACGATTTTCTCTGTTTATATATATTTGCCTCGTTTTCATTTCTTCCTGTGAGTGCTTGTAAGAAGTGAAGTAGCAAACTCGAGCTAACGAGAAAAATATCAACTCAAAATTGTGTCACTGCCGGCGCATCTAATGAAGCCGAAGCACGCCTCGTAAAGAAAAGGAGATGGAACGAGCACCAGCTCAAAGTGAGGTTTGTGCCAGGTATGAGTGCTCCTCTTTGGCAATTGAGCCGTTATGCTGTAGAGTGCGGTGGAGCGGGatgcagagaggagagggagagaacagTGAAAGCAGACAACGATTGGGGATAGTGCGCCACTAAGAGCAAAATCCTATATAAATGTGGGCGTTGTAATACAGAAGCCGAGGCTGATGTAATTTGAACGTTCACCAAGCAAATTGGTGAAACGGTGTTGATGTAGCTTTTAGAGCGTTCTGCTCCTCGTATAGTtttgctcctttttttttgcctcctTTCACATCCTTAAGGAACCTGTACTTCTTATTGTAGTCCCTTCTTTTAGCAACGCCCTaacttgtttttttttccttcctctctttgtcCGCTTCCGCTCTCCAGCAGGACTCTGAACACAGTCCGCTTAGATCAAGGCATGCAGTCCACTTGAGTTCATGTGGCGCTCACTGCGCTGCGTGAAGTGTCCAATAGTGGTCAAGGAAGGCCGAGATGGCCCTGTGAGACGCATGCCCCGATTCAATGACAGACGCCTCCTCTTGGATGATCAGAATTTAGCCGTGGTGCAACTGAGGTGGGTGAGC encodes:
- a CDS encoding adenosine kinase-like protein, with amino-acid sequence MGMETIRRGASTGSVSVMCFGHPLLDMMATVEEEFLREHHVEPGSVTLATPEQLVLFSKLLDDFKGRVDYVPGGAAMNTARIFAWMLPEAHISYVGALGKDRFAEILKSALTDASVEQLFEECEDKPTGACAGLVLNKDRTLLANLGAAVTLSMKHMQTHAVQSALEQASLYYAEGFFLNTSSSPDNLLSVAQYAHLHGKLFCFNLNAPYISMAFQSRLHILMPHVDILFGSDEDLLTYASVRWPHDFDLSAIGSVMRPNSRRQRALVRSLARISMLPSVTTGRPRLVVGTCGSHDTYVACGDHVRSYPVPPLAQEEIVDVNGAGDAFVAGFLAQYLMNHDESTSVVVGHASAQNCIRHNGAVVSGVPPVLAHEINATTAPVMAAIAA